Proteins encoded together in one Coregonus clupeaformis isolate EN_2021a chromosome 30, ASM2061545v1, whole genome shotgun sequence window:
- the LOC121545420 gene encoding ataxin-1-like — protein MWSNFNTGRRDYSSSLYLPDLSLTEGRHRYPGKRPNGLDGLGSRTASASRVAPPSGEYGNEPSGSARLGGSPHGSHANGRRRHQEVSIVRSQPFRDFQVPPPEGPDSHSSLQDRDPRGTPKAGTPTLIPTSPQPYGAEIRAGRGELLDPLGGSVAEAHIYYSLRSVYSTLQPSHLSPQAQAQRYPLYSPSGSSLYGLNTMRDSQHSTQGQPNSHSTERDRQQEQEREREHEGDRDIRQRDSKRDRDKDSRELSPGQQYSRPLASPLLPHMTASPPAPHHIPPALLPHFAKGSLIELVGGRLKRVEELRTEDFLRSADTSPEFHLSTCTVLLIAPSNTHGFNHLQVLLTDRNTQELLTVLVEYPFFVRDRGWSSCCPQKTSQLYGLSCRQLSEGDICLALTPLHTPRTHTHSHTRAAPRGHRTHTRAGACTHREDMPPPPPPPPLPHPSPALIPPPLPPPPADPLTQEQPRPRKRRWSAPDLLPSTGTTGIDKTTDLPHGSKQRKRK, from the exons ATGTGGTCCAATTTTAACACAGGCCGAAGGGACTacagctcctctctctacctccctgacctctccctgactgagggCAGACACAGGTACCCGGGCAAGAGGCCCAACGGGCTAGATGGGCTGGGCAGCAGGACTGCCTCTGCATCTAGGGTGGCACCCCCCTCAGGAGAGTACGGGAACGAACCCAGCGGCAGTGCCAGGCTGGGCGGCAGCCCCCACGGTTCCCATGCCAACGGGAGAAGGAGACACCAGGAGGTTTCCATAGTGCGTTCCCAACCTTTCAGAGATTTCCAAGTGCCACCTCCGGAGGGCCCTGACTcacattcctctctgcaggacaGGGACCCCCGCGGGACGCCAAAGGCTGGGACTCCCACCCTGATTCCCACCAGTCCCCAGCCCTATGGGGCAGAGATCCGGGCAGGGAGAGGGGAGCTGCTGGACCCCCTGGGGGGCTCTGTGGCGGAGGCCCATATCTACTACTCCCTGAGGTCTGTGTACTCCACCCTGCAGCCCAGCCACCTCAGTCCCCAGGCCCAGGCTCAGCGCTACCCACTGTACAGCCCCTCAGGCAGCTCTCTGTATGGCCTGAACACCATGAGGGACTCACAGCACTCAACCCAAGGGCAGCCCAACAGCcacagcacagagagagacagacagcaagaacAAGAACGAGAAAGAGAACATGAAGGAGACAGAGacatcagacagagagacagcaagagagacagagataaagacagcAGGGAGCTCTCCCCTGGGCAGCAGTACTCACGTCCCCTtgcctcccccctccttccccacaTGACCGCCTCaccccctgccccccaccacatcCCCCCAGCGCTCCTACCTCACTTTGCCAAGGGTTCTCTAATTGAGCTGGTGGGGGGTCGTCTGAAGCGTGTGGAGGAGCTGAGGACAGAGGACTTCCTGAGGAGTGCCGACACCTCCCCAGAGTTCCACCTGAGCACCTGCACCGTGCTGCTCATCGCCCCCAGCAACACACACGGCTTCAACCACCTGCAGGTCCTCCTCACAGACCGCAACACTCAG GAGTTACTGACGGTTCTGGTGGAGTACCCATTCTTCGTGCGTGACCGTGGCTGGTCTTCCTGCTGTCCCCAGAAAACTTCCCAGCTCTACGGCCTATCCTGCCGCCAGCTCAGCGAGGGAGACATCTGCCTGGCCCTCACCCCCTTACACAcacctcgcacacacacacactcacacacacgcgcaGCCCCCCGGGGCCACCGCACACACACCCGGGCCGGGGCCTGCACACACAGGGAGGATatgccccctcctccccctcctcctcctcttcctcatccctcccctgctctcatccctcctcctctccctcctccccctgcagACCCCCTCACCCAGGAGCAGCCACGCCCACGCAAGAGGCGATGGTCTGCCCCCGACCTCCTCCCTTCCACCGGAACTACTGGGATTGACAAGACCACTGATTTACCTCACGGCTCCaagcagaggaagaggaagtaG
- the LOC123482285 gene encoding keratin-associated protein 4-12-like codes for MWSSDCCPSDCCPPDCCPSDCCPSDCCPQTAAPQTAAPQTATPQTAAPRLLPLRLLPLRLLPTRLLPLRLLPLRLLPPRLLPPRLLPLRLLPLRLLPPQTAAPQTATPRLLPLDCCPSDCCPPDCYPPDCCPSDCCPSDCCPSDCCPPDCCPPDCCPCQRCAKQREGDGNRGLKKRGMGSYFGQQCGHP; via the coding sequence ATGTGGAGCTCAGACTGCTGCCCCTCAGACTGCTGCCCACCAGACTGCTGCCCATCAGACTGCTGCCCCTCAGACTGCTGCCCCCAGACTGCTGCCCCACAGACTGCTGCCCCCCAGACTGCTACCCCCCAGACTGCTGCCCCTAGACTGCTGCCCCTCAGACTGCTGCCCCTCAGACTTCTGCCCACCAGACTGCTGCCCCTCAGACTGCTGCCCCTTAGACTGCTGCCCCCCAGACTGCTACCCCCCAGACTGCTGCCCCTCAGACTGCTGCCCCTCAGACTGCTGCCCCCACAGACTGCTGCCCCCCAGACTGCTACCCCCAGACTGCTGCCCCTAGACTGCTGCCCCTCAGACTGCTGCCCCCCAGACTGCTACCCCCCAGACTGCTGCCCCTCAGACTGCTGCCCCTCAGACTGCTGCCCCTCAGACTGCTGCCCCCCAGACTGCTGCCCCCCAGACTGCTGCCCCTGTCAGAGGTGTGctaagcagagagagggagatgggaacAGAGGGCTGAAGAAGAGAGGTATGGGCTCATACTTTGGGCAGCAGTGTGGACACCCTTAA